The Haloarcula sp. H-GB4 genome contains a region encoding:
- a CDS encoding IS1595 family transposase → MSSAQPAFGAMFRELIELGIVEIDAEPLDAGIERRLKEFWENTSCPRCGHNSVRTWPHLDRVHCRDCNFKPVYTYGTPFHEKHLSCGEVLLAFTLYADTLLSINQIAPLLGRAYKTVHTAIREVEAAVQRGFPVVWGLLDQTIDGPTQVDESGKVCSGYKGQEPPRNSRSRGGSSQTGRSRWRGRHGDQLTLVAACRDSLRVIRGQLGIDYSGDLEPVIQEAGDLSQPLGEVWTDGLQAYREMERDHRTVVHKEQYVSPDGVHINQAECLFSLVQPWLRKFRGLSKQGLEQAAHTFGIVRSLNLAGESTESIIDCVVIGAFHSFT, encoded by the coding sequence CTGAGCCGCTCGATGCGGGCATCGAGCGGCGACTCAAGGAATTCTGGGAGAATACGTCCTGTCCACGGTGCGGACACAACTCCGTTCGAACGTGGCCACATCTCGACCGCGTTCACTGCCGTGACTGTAACTTCAAGCCGGTCTACACCTACGGAACGCCGTTTCACGAGAAGCACCTCTCCTGCGGCGAGGTGCTTCTCGCATTCACGCTCTACGCGGACACGTTGCTCAGTATCAACCAGATCGCGCCATTGCTCGGTCGGGCCTACAAAACCGTTCACACGGCGATTCGAGAGGTGGAAGCCGCGGTTCAGCGCGGCTTCCCCGTTGTCTGGGGGCTCCTCGACCAGACCATCGATGGACCGACACAAGTCGACGAATCTGGCAAGGTCTGCTCGGGCTACAAAGGGCAAGAGCCGCCGCGGAACAGCCGTTCTCGCGGCGGCTCATCCCAGACAGGCCGATCACGCTGGCGAGGCCGCCACGGTGATCAGTTGACGCTCGTCGCGGCATGCCGCGACTCGCTTCGCGTGATTCGCGGCCAGCTCGGCATCGACTACAGTGGCGATCTTGAACCAGTGATTCAGGAGGCTGGAGACCTCTCCCAGCCGCTGGGAGAGGTCTGGACCGACGGACTCCAAGCGTACCGAGAAATGGAGCGTGACCACCGAACAGTCGTCCACAAAGAGCAGTACGTATCGCCCGACGGCGTCCACATTAACCAAGCAGAGTGCCTGTTTTCGCTCGTCCAGCCGTGGCTGCGGAAGTTCCGCGGCCTGTCCAAGCAGGGCTTGGAACAGGCCGCTCACACCTTCGGTATCGTTCGTTCACTCAACCTAGCTGGTGAATCCACCGAGTCAATCATTGACTGTGTCGTTATCGGGGCTTTCCACAGTTTTACATAA
- the thiM gene encoding hydroxyethylthiazole kinase has translation MPVELDADMETVAEESPLVNAVTNDVTVNDVAQTILHWGGLPVMSDDEREVGDMVAGAQACLLNMGTVSETGEATMLEAGESANDHSVPVVVDPVGVGATPTRNRVAERLVTELDVAIVKGNYGEITALVGDEAEVRGVESIGEYSNIATTAVAAAQTFNTVVVASGETDIVATEDVAYQVSAGHSKMGTIVGTGCMLGATVAAFAGAIDDTAHAALAGTAAFSLAGEAAANGDFGKVHGPASFNVSFKDAIAGLAGVDTADARSRIKEVLSTTEA, from the coding sequence ATGCCAGTCGAACTTGACGCTGATATGGAAACGGTCGCTGAAGAATCGCCGTTGGTCAACGCCGTCACGAACGATGTCACCGTCAACGACGTGGCACAGACCATCCTTCACTGGGGCGGTCTGCCAGTGATGTCCGACGACGAGCGAGAAGTTGGGGACATGGTTGCTGGTGCTCAGGCCTGCCTGCTGAACATGGGCACTGTCAGCGAGACAGGCGAGGCGACAATGCTTGAAGCCGGCGAGTCTGCCAACGACCACAGTGTCCCGGTCGTCGTTGATCCCGTCGGTGTCGGTGCGACGCCGACACGGAACCGAGTCGCCGAGCGTCTCGTCACAGAACTCGATGTCGCGATAGTCAAGGGAAACTACGGCGAGATCACAGCCTTAGTCGGCGACGAAGCCGAAGTTAGAGGCGTCGAGTCCATTGGCGAGTACTCCAATATCGCGACGACGGCCGTCGCCGCTGCGCAAACGTTCAACACTGTTGTCGTCGCCTCCGGCGAGACAGACATCGTTGCGACTGAGGACGTCGCCTACCAAGTCAGCGCCGGCCACTCCAAGATGGGAACTATCGTCGGCACAGGGTGTATGCTCGGAGCGACAGTCGCAGCGTTTGCAGGGGCTATCGACGACACCGCACACGCCGCACTGGCCGGAACCGCCGCCTTCAGTTTGGCTGGGGAAGCCGCCGCAAACGGTGACTTCGGTAAGGTCCACGGACCAGCGAGTTTCAACGTCTCATTCAAAGACGCCATCGCTGGTCTCGCCGGCGTCGACACTGCCGACGCTAGGAGCCGAATCAAGGAAGTACTCTCGACTACTGAGGCATGA